The nucleotide window TATATTAGGCTCAAGAACAGTGACTAACCCAAGGCCAATCAATCAATAAGTTTTAGCACTGAGCACCAATTCCAGCCCAGGTATCCCTAGTCAAAGTCCATCACCAAACGTGTAAGGCCTGCAGTACGGTAAACATATATTCAAAACCCACAGGAGGGCCATCGTTTTATTTAGGAGCAAACAAAATGTCACAAGATagcgagcaagcttttgagttcttcagACCTGTTTCGTCAGGCTAGATGTTAGGCAAATAAGCGAGCAGGGGGAATCCACCAATCTAGTTCAAGGCACAATATCTGCAGTTTATCGCAATGGCGTATGTGTAAACATATATGGAGGTTTATGGACAAAACAGGGTCAACCCTATAGTTAGGCAGGTGAGATGGCCTACATCAGTTGAGAGATTTTGGAGCACCATTAAACGGCAGTACATAGTCAGCTATTTCACTTATTctatttttaccagctttgggggggggcaccatttCTGCCTCAAGCACCAGTGTTTTGTGGTATGCCCTCCCCACATTCTATTCATTCTGCATATGCACTCAAAACACACCTACATAATACGCACACATTTTCAACCCACACACACCGGCTGCCGTCTTTACCCAACCTAATTCTCAGAGGCTCATAGCAGGTCACCAtatcttaaaaccacaaaagtaAGCCCTTGCCACATGTGAGCGAGCTGTTTTATGACATTCTTATCCCACTGTCTTCCAGGGAACTCAGGGCAAGATACAAGATCCCCGACTGCTTTAGCTTCACaccagtcctgtgaggtaggtgggttaggctgagaaatagcaCCTGGACCAATGTTACTTAGCAGTCTTTGTAGCTGAGCTTGGATTGGAACTCAGGTCTTCATTCAACTCTCTTAGAACGCAGGAAGTGGctttatactaaatcagaccgttggtccatctagctcagtattaccaacactgactggcagcagctctccaggcggtctctcccagccctacctggagatgccggggattgaaccggggcccttctgcatgcaaagccgatgctctgccctgagctacggcccttccccatggACTGACCTACAGCCCCCGTCTTTATGGTCCTGACCAACAGGCGCCAGCATGATCGACTTGCTGCTACGCCACACTGCAAAGCAGTAATCATAGTAGCAGTAATAAtgcatttataataaataaaataatatattgctTATTATATTTATGAGACGCCTCATAAAATAAATTGTCTAAGcatcaaacaaataaaaagagaATAAGAACTATAAACCCACAATAAGGGCAAGAATAAACATTCAAATGTAAAACCAGCTCAATGAAGGTCTAGATTAAGCAATAAAATACTGTCGATAGCAAGCTCAAGCATTCAGAGGGCTTCGCGTGGCTTATGCAGCTGCAATCCCCTTAACAACCCCGTAAGGTAAGTGAGGGTTATTATCTCGCCTCTGCATGACCTCACTAGGTGAGTCCTCCCTCAGCCTCCATTTTGCAGGGCGGGCGGGGAAAACTGAAGGCGCCAGAGAGCGCGGTTTACGAAAGGCGACGTAGCGCGTTCCCGGCAGAGGCAAGATTCGAACTGGGGACTTTCTGACCCGCGCAGTCTAGTCGCTTAGCCGCTGTGCTAAACCAGCCCTCGTGTACTGCCCCTATCCGTGCTCCCTGCGCACGCACACAGCAACCCCCGATACCCACACCGACGaatacacacacacgcgcacacacgagAAACTCCTTTCTACACAAGCACAGCTTGCCCTCATCATCCCTTGCATCCTTCCCATGCGCAGAAGGCAACCTCGTCCACAGAGCGAAGGCCGGGGTGGGTCCGCGGGGGGAGTTAGCAACGGGCCACTTCGGAAAAGGCTTTTCCCGCGTGGTCTCTTGGGACGCCCGGCTACGACAGGGTTAAGCGTGTTTCGGGTGGTTTTTCGGCTAGCGCGATTTCCCTCCAAACCCCTGGATCACCTTACCCAACCTCTCTTCCCTCTTCCACTGCAGGGATAGGCGGGGACCAGCGCgctttcccctcctctttcccaacAGTCCCCTCCACACTTCCAGTAATCACCCAGAAACAaaagggggggcagaagggggagggagccTGTTGGGGTTTACCAGCCACTTCCTGCCAATCAGAAGCCTGCCAGCCAACCCCCCCTCGGCGGCCAATGAAAGTTGTGAccattcataaaaataaatacgcTGCCACGCTCCACCCCAGCCACACACAGGCACAAGGGACCCAACCTCTCCCCAGCGTGTCAGTTTCCCCGTGAAATATACAAGCTTCCAGCTCAAATATTATTGCAAACCTCGCtctcttttccttctctccccgccccctccCGCCGTTCTCCGTCCTGAGCTCCCAtcacaatgcagccagcaacacaCTGAAATTATATTCTAGTTAATTGGTTTTGTGTGTGCGTCTCTCTCTTTCCGCCTCCCCCCTTCCATACTCTGCTAACGGGAAAAGCGCTTCGAGAAACGCGCGCACACATTCACACGCGCTTCCAGGAAACCAGAGACAGAGAGGCTGCGATTCTTTGCGAAAGGAAATAGATTTGCTTGGCTTCTCCACACTCCTCCCTCCGCCCCAAGCAACTTCTATCTCTTACTGCTCCTCTTGAGTCCTAATCCGGGAAGTATCTGAGAGAAAACCTTAATTTGCACAGGCTGAGAACGAAGCTCTATCCGGTACCCTCCGGGCGCTCcgtacattccccccccccacaagtatGGGAAAGAGAGGCGATCGGACTGGGCTCTATTTCGGCAGCAGATCCCGTGAAGTAGagttcattttctcattttgatCACCCCCCGCCTCTTTTTCACTCTTCCACTCTTGGAGAAATACAGGCGCCTCTGCTTCCACGCTACCAAAGGTAAGTGAGTTTTAACAACAACAGTCGCAGCAGCAGCACAATCACTTTTCTATTGTTGACGCCAGAACGGTGAATCGGGGAGATATTTCAAAGGTGGGAAGAAGACGAAGCACAGACCAGCCCGTCACGCTTAAACAAGAGGCAGTGCCTGGAGAActttgcctgctgtagaacagGGAGACTGTTGTGGTGGGTTAACGTCGGGTGCTAGTTAGCTTAGTTTAGAATAAATAACTTTCTCCAAGTTTTAATGTTATAAAATCGccctttatttgttattattctggtttttttttatttatttagagaagaTAAAAAGGAATCGAATTATAAACAGGCGGCATGATGAGAGGATGAACCAATTTTGAAAACAGACAGAATTTGTACACATTGGAAATCTGACAATTGTTGTTGAAATCTTGGATTTCAAAAGCATTTTCATGTTGCTTTTGAGAGCTGGGTTCTGAGGGATATTTAAGTCCTATCAATgtggagttgtgtgtgtgtgttttgacacAACAATGTGCACAACCAACTTGCCACATTCATTACTTTTAACAGGTCCACCCCACACTCTTAAATCCAAGGGTATGCACAGCTGGGAGTACTGGGAGGAAAGTTAAAAGAGAGCTTTGAATTCATCTAACCCAGTAGAAAATATTTTCAGGATTTCGAATGAGAACCATAGCAAAACTTTGCTTGGGAGACCCGATTTATATTTCCACATATTCCCCTTGTGAACATGAATGGCATTTCTTTGCTCTTTGGCAGAATTCTATCGATGATGGTATGATCAACATCATTGTTGCCTTTCCATAAACCATACTGAAGGCAATCAAAAAAATCAAAGAGACAATAAAATGGTATTATAAAGAGCAGGAAAAGGAGGGTCTCTTGGGTGAAAGCCTGAAACTCAATGCAAGAGCATCCGCATGGCACACCAAATGTCCCAGCTACAGTCTCTAAGTAGGACAGGCATTGTTgccttggagagccattgctagtcagtaatactgagttagatggactgatggtctgagtCTGTATAAGGTACTTTCGTGTGTTTTCCTGCAGTCCAACCCATGCTAAGCATATTTAAGCCTTATTTAAAACTTAAGCAACTCTCTCATGTTGAAATGGATGGGCTTAACAGTGGTTAACTGTAGGTGGATCATGACCTccttgcttttattttcttttttaagtctCAGCTCCCAACACAACTGCAAAAAGTTTTgctaaatgggggtgggggtgggaattgTCCAGCTGATTCAAGGAGGGCAATGAGATGTGGCTGGCTTGGCAGGCCAGGCTGCATAAGGTGTTCTGTCTTTGCGATGCACCTGCTGAGGagacttttttaaaagttctgaaCAGCCctacaaaggaaaggggagggtgcctTGGAGCAAAGGTGCCTTGGAACATCACAGGTGCCAGGAATGTCCACAGTCAGACAGATTTGCCTCTTGTTGATGCTTAACCATCCAAGACTTGATAGTCTCATGCAGAGATTCAAGGGAGGGGAATTCTGCAGCTTCTCTGCGTTGGGAGTGAATTGTACAATTGCACCCAGTGCAGGACGGTGGCAGAAAATGTGGCAGAATCCATGGCAGAATCCATGGCAGGAGGCAGACCAGAGCACTGACTCATGCAGAGATGTGACAGGCATCCTCATTTAACAACATCTCTGTATGACTGAAAGGTGCTATCACATCCGATACATATACCAAGCAGCATTGCCCTCCTCCAGCAGAGATAGGAAGGCTATAGCAGTGACTCAGTCAAAGAGGCAGCTTTATTGAGTGAGTACTTCATACTCACGAATACTATCAATCATTTTTCCCtcaaagaacacaggaagctgtcataTACCAGGCAAGGCTGCTGATTCATCCAGACTGTAGATCTGTCTACTTTCTAAGATTTTCCCCATCACTTGCTAGATGATGTTttatggagatgccaaggactgaacctgggaccatctgcatacaAAGCTTGCGCCCTACTTGCTGAACCATTGCACCTTCCCTAGTTTTCTTACAGCAGACTAGCAGTTTTCACATAGAGTTGCACTTAggaaattttagactctggacattAATGAACATACAGCCTGCTCACACCTCtttacagtggagactggtggctctgatgtcagtgggcagtgaatccgctctggattttagttcaaactttccaggagctgtccaaggcaccttgaaagttcagactaaaacctgtaatggattcactgccccactgacatgggagccaccagtctccactgcctctTTAGATGGGGATGTGTTTTGCTTCCCTTATTTGAACATCTGGGgatcctttctctttgctcactCTGCTGAGTGAAACTCTGGACCTCTGGCTCAGAGTTTTGCCATGATGGTggcactgtttccttgtggcaccCAGGTTGGTAGGGGCATTGCTAGCTACTTACAAGATTCAAGGTCTGGACACAAAGtcacatatttgcataaaattggcatatatacatatatgccaATTTAGAATTTAAATTTCACAAATTTCTCATCCAAACCACCCCATATGAAATTGATAGAGGGTTGGATACAAATTAACTGAAAGCCACCtcaaattatttcctctacaaTTCATCTATCACCACTGATTTCTCACAGCTCAGTCTGCAAATCACTTTGTTTTGCCCAAATCACCTGTAGAGAAAATAAtcttaaattaattttatttcccAAGATCAATATCCTAACCAGTAACCCAGATATCTCTCCCTTCACCCTTCAATTTCCCCTTGTGCCCAGAAACAATAAGGCACTTAGAAAAATAGAAACTCTCCTACAGGTTTGGGAATTACCAAAGGAttatttctttgtgtgtgtgttgtgtgtgtgttactttTGCATCACAACCTCTTTCGAATATGTCGGCATGTGCAGGGCTGCTTTGTAGAATGATCTCTGCCAGAGGAATGATACACACACAAAGCACCACTCCAGAACTCACTTAGATTTTCCGGGAGAgatctgggggacaggatattaGAATCCTGCCAGATCCAAGATCATGTATTTGAACAATGCAACTCTGCTTCATATACTGCAAAATCTCCATCCTCCCTCTCAGCCTGggatgggaacctcaggcctcggGGCCAGGtatagccctccaggcctctctctggcccttggaactccccCTAGGCCATGCACcctcctgcttcacaccctcctggaGTGTGTTTTCCCCTGGCTGGGatatgtccttgaattctgatcatgcttcttgtttgcctggatggaaggcaGAGAGGGCTGCATCTGAAGAAACTACCCTAACTGTATAAaggcaaaattcacatttgttgctccacccacttttgcctctggccctgcctaccactggcatgtggtccccagaagggaatgcggccctcagtctgaaaaaggctccccatccctgctctcagGATTATTCACAGAAGTCTCCTTTTTAAAATCCATATATTGCTTCATTTCTCGGCAATAATTTTCTTCCATGAGAATTGTTCCAAAAACACTTTTCTTGCAGGAATGTTTGTAAACTCCAAACTGTAAACTGGCATAGGCCAGCCTCCCACATCCCCTCACAGCAAAAGCTTAACCACACCCATCCCAAGTGGTCTCCTCCCCCTAACACTTCTTTGGCTCTGGAGTGGGATGAGAGGAACTTCCAAGATGGGGTCAGCAACAGGCGCATGCATTGGTGCCGGGGCTTTCTAGAATAGAACTGTAGCCTGGGGTATTCTTGGGACTGTACCACTTTAGTATGCAGGCAGGCAGGAACTGTATGGTTGAATGTTTTCCCCACACCAAAAAGACCCTGCCCATGGAATGCTAGCATGTTAGATGAAGGCTGATTGATTTCTGTATGCTGGGAGGTTTGAGTGATGGGGAACTATCAAATATATAACCTCCAGTCTGAAGTCCTGAGAAAGCTTTACCACCTGCACCTATAGATTCACTCTAAAACTGGGGTTGAGgcctttgttgttgctgctgctgctttgtttcCTGACAAGCAGATATTAATCAGGTGACAGTTTCCCATCACTGTCAGGGAAAAgcatcacctgttgaatttctgccccaaCACTGATGGTAATATATGACTGCCAGAGGGGAACAACAAGATGGTAACCCCAGTCTAAGCCTTGCTGGAGTATTATTTGAGTCCTCCTTATATCAGGTGGTCCAGAATGAGAGGGGACCAGCTTGGGAAAGTCATTGCCTGAATGTGTGTTATTTGCAAGTCTAGCGGGGAAAGTCTGGACAGTTCCAGGACAGAATTATTTTGGCATGCACAGTGAATGTAGCAGTGACTCCTTTGGTCTTGCTTCCCCTTTCCTGGCTGTAGAAAGTGACAGGATCTGTTCCCTTTTAATGAGAGACTACCAGGGAGTTCACAGAGTCTTTGCAGTATCTGTTTACTTACAAATAGACAAGAACATTCGGGAGCAAGCCGACTTCTCAGGCAACCCCACTGCTGTTTTTGCATTGACTCCCAGGGTGCAAGAGCACAAACCCCTCAGCCCACCCCCAAGGCAGCAATCTGTGCAATTCCTGGTACGGCTCCCTGTCTCCACCCCAAACTCTCGACTGCCATCAGGTGCCAAATATGAAATAGCTTGCTGACTAAGTGGGGCTTTGAACCCAGCTCTTTGCATGCATTTAAGCAGGACTGGTCCTAGGATGAAGAGCACCCTGAGGGTGAGGAATGTCTTCAGGACCTCACTCTGTGGTTTTGTAGTGTTGCCATGTTATGTAGCTGGTGCAGCGTTGCAAAACCTGATAGCATAACATGCCCTTACTGTTCCCAGGCCTTCCAATATATGTTCATGGTAAGAGACTAGAACTAACTCTCAATTTTGACCCAGTACAGTCAACAAACCCTGAACTCAGCTGGATACACTCTGCCATTCAGCTTGGCGCCCAAGGAAAGCATACAGCTCACCTACCCCCCTGTTTGAGTTGCAGCCGTTCGTTCCAGGTAATCACATAACTAGATCTACTGAGATTAAGCATTCCTCCATGTTACGTTTATAGGGGAAAAATCCACTCTGACCAGTTTATTGACAAGAAAAGCTTCAAAACTTGGCAGCAGAATAAGGTGTGTGTGGGTGAAGGTGctgaggtggtagaatggacAGAACCACTTTACGCTACAGACAGAGGTGGCCCCAAGAGCATCTTCTCAACACCTCACCTCTGTAGCCTATTTTGGGTATCCTACCCTGGACCATGATACAGTAGGGAATCTGTCATCTTCTATCAGTTTCACATGCCTcatctctttctttttaaaaaaagttgtgtacTTTTTTGGAGGGGGTAATTGAACTTACAAAAATAGAGGACAGAAATTTGCATCTTGAGAACAGCACCTTTCTTTCAAGTTTCTAGTCCTGCAGATATAAGCCTGAAAATGCAATTAGCATCACAGTCTCAACAGTTAGAAGGACAGCACATGCTTTGAGCAAGAAAGCCTGAATCAGAGctagtgatatccaatgttagtcatagtgtagacccattgaaatagtTAATTGGTGTCAGTGGGTCTGCGACTGACATCAGATATTATGTAGCATCTTATCTGGTGCCTGCTTTGAACTCTGGTCACCCAATTCTGCTTTTGTTCTCTGCTGGGTATCACTTTCATGGACAATTCCCTAAACTATCAGTGGCAAAGTCTGTGCAGCAGGCGAGCTTGCTCAATCACAGCCAGCCAAACATTGGACATCACAGCTCAGGCTTCCTGCATGAAGGTGAAAGCTACAAAGCCAAGTTCTTTGACAAGGTCAGTACACTGGAATGTCAACACAACATGCAGAAagccacttttttgctgcccccaTGCCACCAAGACACCACCAATTTTGGTGGCAgtggcaaaataaaaaaataaaatagagacGGCATTAGGGTGGGCAGGGAGGTTAAACTTATCTGTCCAGTCCAGTGGCCTGATGGAGATGGAAGCCATCTCCTTCCCAGTCATCCACCTGATCATTTGATGAGCTGAGAGGGAGCACTTCTCAGCTGAATTGCATGGGGGGTATCTACAAGAGTGTTAGGTGGCCATATTCATTTTGGCTGCACCCACAGCTGGTACGCAGCCGATGGAGGATTGGCCAAGGGACAACGTGGACCtcagattaaaaaaaaggttagccacccctcctTTAGATCAAATGTCTCTGCTGCTTTTCAAATAAACTTTGCTAGACCTGTCGCTTGGTACTGTCGATCTAACACCTTGCAAGTGTAGTGCGAAGGAGATGCTTATCTCACACTTGGCTAacacagcaagattaatatgaaGCATTTTTAGTGGAATCATTTTCATTCACATACCAATTGAAACTTGTCCGTCTCCTAGTTTCTTGGTTCAGCTTTTATGTTTGGGCTCAAAGTAAGGAAAACAGAGTCAAAGGGAGCTGGCTGAACCATTCTCACTTGGAGTTCAAAAGGCAGCAGGTACCTGTTGTGTGAACTGTCTTGTCCTTTGTTTTCAGATGCCGCTTTGGTAACTGATTAAGCATCTCTTCCAGCCAACTGGAGGCGCAATGGTCCCCCTGTGCTGGTGCTGCCCGCCAGCACCTGCACCAGCTGCGGTGGCCATGACCAGCACAGCCACACCTTCCTACCACTTCAAGAGCTTCTGTGGCGAGTTTGAGCAGGTGGAAAGCGCCCTGGAACGCCTCGAGGCCAGCGGGTTCTACTGGGGGAGCCTGTCAGGCACCGAAGCCAAGCAGCTTTTAACCTCCCAGCCACCTGGCGTCTTCCTAGTGCGAGACTCCTCTGACCATCACCACCTCTTCACCCTGAGCATCCGCACCAACACGGGCATTACCAACCTGCGGATCCAGCAGCAGGGCTCAGCTTTCCACCTGGAGGCCTTGCCAGGAGCCGGCCATGCCCCAGCCTTCCACTGCGTGGTCCAGTTGGTAGAGCATTATCTCTGCCTGGGGACCGTAGAAAGGGGGCCTTGCTAtctggagagggaggggcagcCTCCAGTGCCTTTGGCCCTCCTCCACCCCCTCTGCTGCAAGGTGCCCACTTTGCAAGAGCTGTGTCGTCGGGCTGTGCGTGCCAGCATGCGGGGCAGAGGTGACACTAGGGCTCAGTTGCAGGCGTTGCCGGTCCCACAGGGACTCTTGAACTCACTGTGCAGCTGAAAGAGGAAATACAGCACAAGCTTTTAATGAGCAGAGGTTGTTTCCTTCCCAACATGCCTTGTACAGCACATGGACAGGACTGTTTGCACACAGTGTATTCCTGGGAGTGCCTGTTTATTATCTTTGTGGAATAAACCTACTGGTACGTAAGGGCCAGCCATTGAACCAATTGCCCTCAATTCATTTTGATGTGTCTCAAGCCTCCAAATGTCACCAGAAGCAGAGGAAAAGGCAACCTATTCCAGGACCTGGGGTTGGTGTCATCTTCTGTGACACGAAAGGCCCATAACTCCTTTTCCCTACATTCTCCTTAAGCCAACCAGTCCCAACATCTCAAAAGCATCTTTGGGAAAAAGGTATGAAGAACGCTTAATTCCTGGGATCAGCTGCCTCTAAGCAAGTTCACAAGTTTTCATCGCGCAGTGACTAAGGTCACCTATTGCTCTGCACCACAGATAGAGCTGCACTGTCACCTCATAGTATTGTTCACATGTTCAGCTGAAAGGCATTGAGAGATGCATATGCATGTATGCAACAGTGCTCAGTGCCAAGTGAGGGGGTCCCTGCTACTAGCTAGAGATATAGCTGCAAACACAAGTGTCTTGTggcaatttatgtattttaagcaGGTGTGGGTACCTTTTGGCCCTccacactcccatcatccctgaccattggccatgcttgctggggctgctgggagctgcactTCAGTGAACTTCTGGAggactaaaggttccccacacttgcattAAAGTGCCACAAGGCAAGGTTCTAAAACATGACTAGTGCTCAGGACTCTAGCTTAGTTAGAAATCTATGGATACCCAGTG belongs to Rhineura floridana isolate rRhiFlo1 chromosome 11, rRhiFlo1.hap2, whole genome shotgun sequence and includes:
- the LOC133366794 gene encoding suppressor of cytokine signaling 3-like, with the translated sequence MVPLCWCCPPAPAPAAVAMTSTATPSYHFKSFCGEFEQVESALERLEASGFYWGSLSGTEAKQLLTSQPPGVFLVRDSSDHHHLFTLSIRTNTGITNLRIQQQGSAFHLEALPGAGHAPAFHCVVQLVEHYLCLGTVERGPCYLEREGQPPVPLALLHPLCCKVPTLQELCRRAVRASMRGRGDTRAQLQALPVPQGLLNSLCS